The Pyricularia oryzae 70-15 chromosome 5, whole genome shotgun sequence genome includes a region encoding these proteins:
- a CDS encoding tripeptidyl-peptidase 1, translated as MFAFWTLSQSSFHLLIHSANPVRSTVGQGRYREVIAYAALATVLPLSASAASNVVVESLPAVPEGWEKIQDADPDSKIRLKVALRQPNLALFEREMYAVSSPLSARYGKHLKREEVRDLMKPDPASTSTVMQWLENAGIPSQAIHEDSDWINIVTSVRNASALLKADFGVYGHANSDLKKIRALEYSVPDNVRDHITMVAPIIRFGEIKPKRSIVKSVEDSKGSIQAAEVPTGQLDVAACNKTITPECLRALYQIGDYKATGSPKSRFGIAGYLEEYARYSELEKFQEVYAPYTLGSNFSVVTINGGLNDQSSTADSVEANLDMQYGVALGYNTNIVYYSTGGRGPLVPDLDQPNGNDSSNEPYLDFLEYMKNLPDDELPQTLTTSYGENEQSVPREFAVKVCNMFGELGARGVSIFFSSGDEGPGSACQSNDGKNTTRFDPAFPAACPYVTAVGGTRYVAPETGAALAGGGFSDIWPQPEWQKTAVEKYLSILGDKWKGLYNPSGRAYPDIAGQAYSYHVFDSGKDVLVAGTSASSPSVAAIFALLNDARLAANQPPMGWINPWLYEIGLKGLTDITVGGSRGCTGKSIYSGLPAPKVPFASWNATEGWDPVTGLGTPLFNKLLELSTPGAQAQKIAN; from the exons ATGTTCGCATTCTGGACTCTATCGCAGTCGTCATTTCATTTGTTGATCCATTCAGCCAATCCAGTAAGGAGCACGGTGGGACAGGGGCGCTATCGGGAG GTCATTGCCTACGCTGCGCTCGCCACAGTGCTCCCACTGTCGGCCTCTGCTGCCAGCAATGTGGTCGTCGAGTCCCTCCCTGCCGTCCCCGAGGGCTGGGAGAAGATCCAAGATGCCGACCCGGATTCCAAGATCCGCCTCAAGGTTGCTTTGCGCCAGCCCAACCTTGCCCTCTTTGAGCGCGAGATGTACGCCGTTTCGTCGCCGCTCAGCGCGCGCTACGGCAAGCACCTCAAGCGCGAGGAGGTTCGCGATCTGATGAAGCCGGATCCGGCTTCGACCTCGACCGTCATGCAATGGCTCGAGAACGCAGGTATCCCGTCCCAGGCCATCCACGAGGACAGCGACTGGATCAACATTGTCACCTCGGTGCGCAATGCTAGCGCCCTGCTCAAGGCCGACTTTGGTGTTTACGGCCACGCCAACAGCGACCTCAAGAAGATCCGCGCTCTTGAGTACTCTGTGCCCGACAACGTTCGAGACCACATCACCATGGTCGCTCCCATCATCAGGTTTGGTGAGATCAAGCCCAAGAGGAGCATCGTCAAGTCGGTCGAGGACTCCAAGGGTAGCATTCAAGCTGCCGAGGTCCCTACCGGACAGCTGGACGTTGCCGCATGCAACAAGACCATCACTCCCGAGTGCCTGCGTGCTCTGTACCAGATTGGCGACTACAAGGCAACCGGTAGCCCCAAGTCGCGTTTCGGAATTGCTGGCTACCTCGAG GAATATGCTCGCTACTCCGAGCTTGAGAAGTTCCAGGAGGTCTATGCCCCTTACACCCTGGGCTCCAACTTCTCCGTTGTGACCATTAACGGCGGTCTTAACGACCAAAGCTCGACCGCGGATTCCGTAGAGGCAAACCTGGACATGCAATACGGTGTTGCACTTGGGTACAACACCAACATTGTGTACTACTCCACCGGTGGTCGCGGACCTCTGGTCCCCGATTTGGACCAGCCTAACGGCAATGACAGCTCTAACGAGCCTTACCTGGACTTCCTCGAGTACATGAAGAACCTTCCGGATGATGAGCTCCCTCAGACTCTGACCACATCGTACGGCGAGAACGAGCAATCCGTTCCTCGCGAGTTTGCCGTCAAGGTTTGCAACATGTTTGGCGAGCTTGGTGCCCGCGGTGTTTCCATCTTCTTCTCGTCCGGAGACGAGGGCCCTGGATCCGCCTGCCAGTCCAACGATGGAAAGAACACTACCCGCTTCGACCCGGCTTTCCCGGCCGCTTGCCCATACGTCACTGCTGTCGGCGGCACTAGGTACGTCGCCCCCGAGACCGGCGCTGCTCTCGCCGGTGGTGGCTTCTCCGACATCTGGCCCCAGCCCGAATGGCAAAAGACCGCCGTCGAGAAGTACCTCAGCATCCTGGGCGACAAGTGGAAGGGCCTGTACAACCCCTCCGGAAGGGCCTACCCCGACATCGCCGGACAGGCGTACTCGTACCACGTTTTCGACTCCGGCAAGGACGTCCTGGTCGCCGGTACTAGCGCCTCGAGCCCTAGTGTCGCAGCCATCTTCGCTCTGCTGAACGACGCCAGGCTCGCTGCCAACCAGCCTCCCATGGGCTGGATCAACCCTTGGCTGTACGAGATTGGCCTCAAGGGTCTTACTGA CATCACCGTCGGTGGATCTCGTGGCTGCACCGGAAAGTCGATCTACAGCGGCCTCCCTGCTCCCAAGGTTCCCTTTGCTTCGTGGAACGCCACCGAGGGCTGGGACCCCGTCACCGGTCTCGGAACCCCTCTGTTCAACAAGCTCCTGGAGCTCAGCACCCCTGGCGCTCAGGCTCAGAAGATCGCCAACTAA
- a CDS encoding branched-chain-amino-acid aminotransferase → MAPPAAITPVTPGTPEPSLNKGGPDTNLTAAAIGHKMSQASEYQELDASKLIYNLTTSPRALPDYDTAAAGSETVCTDHMVTANWHAATGWSAPTIKPYGPLSLMPTASVLHYATECFEGLKAYRGYDGKLRLFRPDRNANRMLMSSVRIALPSFPPEALEKLLIALMAVDGPKWLPRERPGTLLYLRPTMIGTQAQLGVQAPNQAMLFITASYFPTMDSPAGGMRLHTSPEDMVRAWVGGFGYAKVGANYGPSLLATKEAKSRGFHQILWLYGPEGYCTEAGASNFFVLMKNKQTGRLEIVTAPLDDRVILGGITRMSVLELARSRLGDEVDVVERRYTIDEVFEAYAEGRIVESFASGTAYFVCPISLIHHRGKEVSIPMGEDGQGGKYTLKLKQWLKDIMYGNEQHEWGVVVPEEQ, encoded by the exons ATGGCTCCTCCGGCCGCCATCACACCGGTCACCCCCGGCACTCCCGAGCCCAGCCTCAACAAGGGCGGGCCAGACACCAACctgaccgccgccgccatcggTCACAAGATGTCACAGGCCTCCGAGTACCAGGAACTCGACGCATCCAAGCTCATCTACAACCTCACCACTAGCCCAAGGGCCCTTCCGGACTACGAcacggccgccgccggctccGAGACCGTCTGCACCGACCACATGGTGACGGCGAACTGGCATGCAGCCACGGGCTGGTCCGCCCCGACAATCAAGCCCTACGGACCCCTCAGCCTCATGCCCACTGCCTCAGTCCTCCACTACGCCACCGAGTGCTTCGAGGGCCTCAAGGCCTACCGCGGCTACGACGGCAAGCTGCGCCTGTTCCGCCCGGACCGCAACGCCAACCGCATGCTCATGTCGTCGGTGCGCATCGCCCTCCCTTCCTTCCCGCCCGAGGCCCTCGAGAAGCTCCTCATTGCCCTCATGGCCGTTGACGGACCCAAGTGGCTGCCGCGCGAGAGGCCCGGCACCCTGCTGTACCTCCGCCCCACCATGATCGGCACCCAGGCCCAGCTGGGCGTGCAGGCCCCCAACCAGGCCATGCTCTTCATCACGGCCTCCTACTTCCCCACCATGGACTCTCCCGCCGGCGGCATGCGCCTGCACACCTCGCCCGAGGACATGGTGCGCGCCTGGGTCGGCGGCTTCGGCTACGCCAAGGTCGGCGCCAACTACGGCCCCTCGCTTCTGGccaccaaggaggccaagtCCAGGGGTTTCCACCAGATCCTGTGGCTGTACGGACCCGAGGGTTACTGTACCGAGGCCGGCGCCAGCAACTTCTTCGTGCTCATGAAGAACAAGCAGACGGGCCGCCTCGAAATCGTCACCGCCCCGCTCGACGACAGGGTCATCCTCGGCGGTATTACCCGTATGAGCGTCCTGGAGCTGGCGAGGTCGAGGCTCGGAGACGAGGTTGACGTCGTCGAGCGCCGCTACACCATCGATGAGGTTTTTGAGGCCTATGCCGAGGGTCGCATCGTTGAGTCGTTTGCGTCTGGAACTGCT TATTTTGTCTGCCCCATCTCCTTGATCCACCACCGCGGCAAGGAGGTCTCAATTCCCATGGGCGAAGACGGCCAGGGTGGCAAGTACACTCTCAAGCTGAAGCAGTGGCTCAAGGACATCATGTATGGCAACGAGCAGCACGAGTGGGGAGTTGTCGTTCCAGAGGAGCAGTAA